In Mesorhizobium sp., one DNA window encodes the following:
- a CDS encoding branched-chain amino acid ABC transporter permease translates to MDWVNAVVQGILLGGLYALFAAGLSLIFGVMRLVNIAHGDMIVAAAYLALVVVQATGLHPLASAVLVVPLMALFGYAMQRLLLNPTIGKDLLSPLLVTFGISVILQNGLLAGFTADSRRLSAGGIETASVELLSGLSVGVLPVLVFAAAFLIILALELVFYRTALGRAFRATSDDQEIAQLMMLDRRHVFGMAMALSSAVVAIAGIFLAIRTNFDPSSGPARLLFGFEAVIIGGLGNLWGTLAGGIVLGVAQAIGAQISPGWQILAGHLVFFLVLAIRPRGLFPRME, encoded by the coding sequence ATGGACTGGGTCAACGCCGTCGTGCAAGGCATCCTCCTAGGCGGGCTCTATGCTCTCTTTGCCGCCGGCCTGTCGCTCATCTTCGGCGTGATGCGGCTGGTCAACATCGCTCACGGCGACATGATTGTCGCTGCCGCCTATCTGGCTCTGGTGGTCGTGCAGGCGACAGGACTTCACCCGCTGGCCTCCGCCGTCCTTGTGGTGCCGCTGATGGCGCTGTTCGGCTACGCGATGCAGCGGCTGCTGCTCAATCCGACCATCGGCAAGGATCTTTTGTCGCCGCTCCTCGTCACCTTCGGCATCTCGGTCATCCTGCAGAACGGTCTCCTCGCGGGCTTCACGGCCGACAGCAGGCGGCTCTCCGCCGGCGGCATCGAGACCGCGAGCGTCGAGCTGCTGTCTGGCCTCAGCGTCGGCGTGCTGCCGGTCCTGGTGTTCGCCGCCGCGTTTCTCATCATCCTCGCCCTGGAGCTGGTGTTCTATCGCACAGCTCTCGGCCGCGCATTCCGAGCCACGTCCGATGACCAGGAGATCGCCCAGTTGATGATGCTCGACCGTCGCCACGTCTTCGGCATGGCCATGGCGCTCTCGTCCGCCGTGGTCGCGATCGCCGGCATCTTCCTCGCTATCCGCACCAATTTCGATCCCTCCTCGGGGCCTGCCCGGCTGCTCTTCGGCTTCGAGGCGGTGATCATCGGCGGGCTCGGCAACCTCTGGGGAACGCTCGCCGGCGGCATCGTGCTCGGCGTAGCCCAGGCGATCGGCGCACAGATATCGCCGGGCTGGCAGATTCTCGCCGGCCATCTTGTCTTCTTCCTCGTGCTGGCGATCAGGCCGCGCGGCCTGTTTCCGAGGATGGAATGA